A portion of the Chromobacterium sp. IIBBL 290-4 genome contains these proteins:
- a CDS encoding hemerythrin domain-containing protein, with amino-acid sequence MLTLDTLGGPTAPSFEQPLEMLLACHDKIRRFCDLLDKLPPYIDEHGVDDAARNTIDDIVRYFDVAGPAHHTDEEEELFPLIEQRVPTAVPRLEQLSAEHGYLHSCWNAIRDDLTALRDGRIKQISKNELQEFARQYREHAATEEAWLFPTASSTLSLEELRQAGEHMAARRAQAA; translated from the coding sequence ATGCTCACGCTCGACACCTTGGGCGGCCCCACCGCCCCCAGTTTCGAACAGCCGCTGGAAATGCTGCTGGCCTGCCACGACAAAATTCGCCGCTTCTGCGACTTATTGGACAAACTGCCGCCCTATATCGATGAGCATGGCGTCGACGACGCCGCGCGCAACACCATTGACGACATCGTGCGCTATTTCGACGTCGCCGGACCGGCCCATCATACCGACGAGGAAGAAGAGCTGTTCCCGCTGATCGAACAGCGCGTGCCCACCGCAGTGCCCAGGCTGGAGCAGCTCTCCGCCGAGCACGGCTATCTGCACTCCTGCTGGAACGCCATCCGCGACGATCTGACCGCGCTGCGCGATGGCCGCATCAAGCAGATCAGCAAGAATGAATTGCAGGAATTCGCCCGCCAATACCGCGAACACGCCGCCACCGAGGAGGCCTGGCTGTTTCCCACCGCGTCCAGCACGCTGAGCCTGGAAGAACTCAGACAGGCCGGAGAACACATGGCCGCCAGACGCGCCCAGGCCGCCTAA
- the nagE gene encoding N-acetylglucosamine-specific PTS transporter subunit IIBC — MSTLNKFAGIQQLGRALMLPIAVLPVAGLLLRLGQPDLLNIKIMAQAGDAIFGNLALIFAIGVAVGFAKDNNGTSGLAGAIGFLVLTAVLKVIDDKINMGVLSGILSGLIGGYLYNRYKDIKLPSYLAFFGGKRFVPIVTGFSMLILGAVLGYIWPPIQHAIDTIGKWLIGAGEVGVFFYGILNRILIVTGLHHILNTMVWFQVGDFTDAAGKLVHGDLTRFFAGDKTAGMFMSGFFPVMMFGLPAACLAMYRTAKPENKAAVGGLLFSMALTAMLTGVTEPVEFAFMFLAPALYAIHAVLTGVAMAIMQTLGVKLGFGFSAGLFDYVLNFGLATKPAYLLPIGIVYFFVYYVLFVFFIKKFDLKTPGREDVAVVAAVVSAGTERARAFIDALGGAANLKSVDACTTRLRLQVASNDKVNETALKSLGSRGLIKPAAGSVQVVLGPEADLIADEIRTALNAGPAAAAPQAAAETLVSAAAASGASIDKSRWLVALGGADNVRKVEAIAGSRLRIEVADSARVDQAALQQLGASGVSVMSATLLHVVLQGDASPYAAVLQS; from the coding sequence GTGAGTACCTTGAACAAGTTTGCAGGCATCCAGCAGCTGGGGCGCGCCCTGATGCTGCCGATCGCCGTGCTGCCTGTGGCCGGCTTGCTGTTGCGGCTGGGTCAGCCCGATCTGTTGAACATCAAGATCATGGCGCAGGCAGGCGACGCGATTTTCGGCAATCTGGCGTTGATCTTCGCCATCGGTGTGGCGGTGGGTTTCGCCAAGGACAACAATGGCACCTCCGGCCTGGCCGGCGCCATCGGTTTCCTGGTGCTGACCGCGGTGCTGAAGGTGATAGACGACAAGATCAATATGGGCGTGCTGTCCGGCATTCTGTCCGGTTTGATCGGCGGCTATCTGTACAACCGCTACAAGGACATCAAGCTGCCCAGTTATCTGGCCTTCTTCGGCGGCAAGCGCTTCGTGCCCATCGTCACCGGCTTCAGCATGCTGATACTCGGCGCGGTGCTAGGCTATATCTGGCCGCCTATCCAGCACGCCATCGACACGATCGGCAAGTGGCTGATCGGCGCCGGCGAAGTGGGCGTGTTCTTCTACGGCATCCTGAACCGCATCCTGATCGTCACTGGCCTGCACCACATTCTCAATACCATGGTGTGGTTCCAAGTGGGCGACTTCACCGACGCCGCCGGCAAGCTGGTGCACGGCGACCTGACCCGCTTCTTCGCCGGCGACAAGACCGCTGGCATGTTCATGTCCGGCTTCTTCCCGGTGATGATGTTCGGCCTGCCGGCCGCCTGCCTGGCGATGTACCGCACCGCCAAGCCGGAAAACAAGGCGGCTGTCGGCGGCCTGCTGTTCTCGATGGCGCTGACCGCGATGCTGACCGGCGTGACCGAGCCTGTTGAATTCGCCTTCATGTTCCTGGCGCCGGCGCTGTACGCCATCCACGCGGTGTTGACCGGCGTGGCCATGGCCATCATGCAGACCCTGGGCGTCAAGCTGGGCTTCGGCTTCTCCGCCGGCCTGTTCGACTACGTGCTGAACTTCGGCCTGGCCACCAAGCCGGCTTACCTGTTGCCGATCGGCATTGTTTATTTCTTCGTCTACTACGTGCTGTTCGTGTTCTTCATCAAGAAGTTCGACCTGAAGACCCCGGGCCGCGAGGATGTGGCTGTGGTCGCCGCCGTGGTGAGCGCCGGCACTGAGCGCGCCCGCGCCTTCATCGACGCGCTGGGCGGCGCCGCCAACCTGAAGTCGGTCGACGCCTGCACCACTCGTTTGCGCCTGCAAGTGGCCAGCAATGACAAGGTGAACGAAACCGCGCTGAAGAGCCTGGGTTCGCGCGGCCTGATCAAGCCGGCCGCCGGCAGCGTGCAAGTGGTGCTGGGACCGGAGGCCGACCTGATCGCCGATGAAATCCGCACTGCGCTGAATGCCGGCCCGGCCGCAGCCGCGCCGCAAGCCGCCGCGGAAACGCTGGTGTCGGCGGCAGCCGCCAGCGGCGCCAGCATCGACAAGAGCCGTTGGCTGGTCGCCTTGGGCGGCGCCGACAATGTGCGCAAGGTAGAGGCCATCGCCGGCAGCCGCCTGCGCATCGAAGTGGCCGATTCGGCCCGCGTGGACCAGGCTGCGTTGCAGCAGCTGGGCGCCAGCGGCGTCAGCGTGATGTCGGCTACCTTGTTGCATGTGGTTTTGCAAGGCGACGCCAGTCCTTACGCGGCGGTTTTGCAAAGTTAA
- the ampD gene encoding 1,6-anhydro-N-acetylmuramyl-L-alanine amidase AmpD yields the protein MAYRPATPPALELDADGWLRGARQIPSPNCDDRSPGCAPELLVIHNISLPPYRYGGEGVEQLFSNALDPDAHPYYQGIHQLRVSAHFFIRRDGQLLQFVPVGKRAWHAGVSSWRGREKCNDFSIGVEMEGCDFEPFSEAQYRALAALSAALRRRLPLIAVTGHEHIAPGRKTDPGPWFDWARAQADIGLARG from the coding sequence CTGGCCTATCGTCCGGCTACGCCCCCGGCGCTGGAGCTGGACGCCGATGGCTGGCTGCGGGGCGCGCGGCAGATTCCCTCGCCCAATTGCGACGATCGCAGCCCAGGCTGCGCGCCGGAGCTGCTGGTGATCCACAATATCAGCCTGCCGCCCTACCGTTACGGCGGAGAAGGGGTGGAGCAGTTGTTCAGCAATGCGCTGGATCCCGATGCTCACCCTTATTATCAGGGCATTCATCAGCTGCGGGTGTCGGCGCATTTTTTCATCCGCCGCGACGGGCAGTTGCTGCAGTTCGTGCCGGTGGGCAAACGGGCCTGGCATGCCGGGGTGTCCAGCTGGCGGGGCAGAGAGAAGTGCAACGATTTCTCCATCGGCGTGGAGATGGAGGGCTGCGACTTCGAACCGTTCAGCGAGGCGCAATACCGCGCCTTGGCGGCGCTGAGCGCGGCATTGCGCCGTCGCTTGCCTTTGATCGCGGTCACCGGGCACGAGCATATCGCGCCCGGCCGCAAGACCGATCCCGGTCCGTGGTTCGATTGGGCCAGGGCGCAGGCGGATATCGGCTTGGCGCGCGGCTGA
- the phoR gene encoding phosphate regulon sensor histidine kinase PhoR encodes MREFLQRTLMWLAAIALVSAGFWALSSATDALLVLAISLGGWLVFNLYHIALLLRWLRHPVAERVPDGFGVWHAVFMTLYRIMRNQSQSKKKLTHTLERFINAGEAMPDGVVVLDDLDRIEWVNPMAVDHLGLDRKRDVGNQILNLIRQPAFHAYMKNASFSQPLTLNFSQPRELVISLQLVPFDSTRKLLLTRDITQLERVQTVHRDFVANVSHELRTPLTVVGGFLETLADMPEVNDQMFRQFLPMMMEQSRRMQSLVEDLLTLSRLENSPKAAAAEKVDMREMLDTLMVEAEGLSQGRHAVKLARCCDSGLWGSGQELHSAFGNLVSNAVRYTPEGGCITLSWQEEGEQLRFSVCDTGIGIPREHIPRLTERFYRVDRGRSRGSGGTGLGLAIVKHVLARHHARLEIKSEPEKGSTFSVVFPRERRNDSLAA; translated from the coding sequence ATGCGTGAATTCTTGCAACGGACGCTGATGTGGCTGGCGGCCATCGCCTTGGTCAGCGCCGGTTTCTGGGCGCTGAGCTCGGCCACGGACGCGCTGCTGGTGTTGGCCATCAGCCTGGGCGGCTGGCTGGTTTTCAATCTCTACCACATCGCCTTGTTGCTGCGCTGGCTGCGCCACCCGGTGGCGGAGCGGGTGCCGGATGGTTTCGGCGTCTGGCACGCCGTGTTCATGACGCTGTACCGCATCATGCGCAACCAGAGCCAGAGCAAGAAGAAGCTGACGCATACGCTGGAGCGCTTCATCAATGCCGGCGAGGCGATGCCGGACGGCGTGGTGGTGCTGGACGATCTGGACCGCATCGAGTGGGTCAATCCGATGGCGGTGGACCACCTGGGGCTGGACCGCAAGCGCGATGTCGGCAATCAGATACTCAATCTGATCCGCCAGCCGGCGTTCCACGCGTATATGAAGAACGCCAGCTTCAGCCAGCCGCTGACGCTGAATTTCAGCCAACCGCGCGAGCTGGTCATCTCCTTGCAGCTGGTGCCGTTCGACTCTACCCGCAAGCTGCTGCTGACGCGCGACATCACCCAGCTGGAACGGGTGCAGACCGTGCACCGCGACTTTGTCGCCAATGTGTCGCACGAGCTGCGCACGCCGCTGACGGTGGTGGGCGGCTTTCTGGAAACGCTGGCCGACATGCCCGAGGTGAACGATCAGATGTTCCGCCAGTTTCTGCCGATGATGATGGAGCAGTCGCGGCGGATGCAGAGTCTGGTTGAGGATCTGTTGACGCTGTCGCGGCTGGAGAACAGCCCCAAGGCGGCGGCGGCGGAAAAAGTGGACATGCGCGAGATGCTGGACACCTTGATGGTGGAGGCCGAGGGCTTGTCGCAAGGCCGCCACGCGGTGAAACTGGCGCGCTGCTGCGACTCCGGCCTGTGGGGCAGCGGACAAGAGCTGCACTCGGCCTTCGGCAACCTGGTGTCCAATGCGGTGCGCTATACGCCGGAAGGCGGCTGCATCACCCTGTCCTGGCAAGAGGAGGGCGAGCAGCTGCGCTTCTCGGTATGCGACACCGGCATCGGCATTCCGCGCGAGCATATTCCGCGGCTGACCGAGCGCTTCTACCGCGTCGATCGCGGCCGTTCGCGCGGCAGCGGCGGCACCGGCCTCGGCCTCGCCATCGTCAAGCATGTGCTGGCGCGGCATCATGCCCGCCTGGAAATCAAAAGCGAGCCGGAGAAGGGCAGCACTTTCAGCGTGGTGTTTCCCCGCGAACGCCGCAACGACAGCCTGGCCGCCTGA
- a CDS encoding Lrp/AsnC family transcriptional regulator, with translation MDRYDRKILVALHENARISYAELARRVNLSAPAIADRVTKMEQSGVITGYRAQIDPARVGLPISCLIELTVKHLEYYVVIEEIRNTPEVIECASITGTSGLMIKVAVDTMTALQALIARLMQFGDTKTSIIIDMPVPPRMPALQEDE, from the coding sequence ATGGACAGATATGATCGAAAAATCCTTGTTGCACTGCATGAAAATGCCAGAATCAGCTATGCGGAATTGGCCCGCCGCGTGAATCTTTCCGCGCCGGCCATTGCCGACCGCGTCACAAAAATGGAACAAAGCGGCGTCATCACCGGCTATCGCGCACAGATCGACCCGGCGCGCGTTGGGCTGCCCATCTCCTGCCTGATCGAATTGACAGTGAAACATCTGGAGTACTACGTGGTGATAGAAGAAATCCGCAACACGCCGGAAGTGATCGAGTGCGCCTCGATCACCGGCACCAGCGGATTGATGATCAAAGTGGCGGTGGACACCATGACCGCGCTGCAGGCCTTGATCGCCCGGCTGATGCAATTCGGCGACACCAAGACCTCCATCATCATCGACATGCCGGTGCCGCCGCGCATGCCGGCGCTGCAGGAAGACGAATGA
- the phoB gene encoding phosphate regulon transcriptional regulator PhoB: MAANILLVEDEPAIQELIAFNLTQAGHHVLRAGTAEAALTLVRNALPDLVLLDWMLPGASGVDVAKRLRADERTRHIPIIMLTARSDEQDKIVGLETGADDYITKPFSPRELLARIKAVLRRRAPQMTDDAVDVQGLRLDPVTHRVTGNGSVIDLGPTEFRLLHFFMTHPERVHSRAQLLDQVWGDHVFVEERTVDVHIRRLRSALEDTQHDSLIQTVRGTGYRFSVQ; this comes from the coding sequence ATGGCCGCCAACATCTTGCTGGTAGAAGACGAACCGGCGATTCAAGAACTGATCGCCTTCAACCTGACTCAAGCCGGCCACCACGTGCTGCGCGCCGGCACCGCCGAGGCGGCGCTGACGCTGGTCAGGAACGCGCTGCCCGATCTGGTGTTGCTGGACTGGATGCTGCCGGGCGCCAGCGGGGTGGACGTAGCCAAGCGCCTGCGCGCCGACGAGCGCACCCGCCACATTCCCATCATCATGCTGACCGCCCGCTCCGACGAGCAGGACAAGATCGTCGGCCTGGAAACCGGCGCCGACGACTACATCACCAAGCCCTTCTCGCCGCGCGAACTGCTGGCCCGCATCAAGGCGGTGCTGCGCCGCCGCGCGCCGCAGATGACCGACGACGCGGTGGATGTGCAAGGCCTGCGGCTGGACCCGGTGACGCACCGCGTGACCGGCAACGGCAGCGTCATCGACCTGGGGCCGACCGAATTCCGCCTGCTGCATTTCTTCATGACCCATCCGGAGCGCGTGCATTCGCGCGCCCAGCTGCTGGACCAGGTATGGGGCGACCACGTTTTCGTCGAGGAGCGCACCGTGGATGTGCATATCCGCCGTCTGCGCAGCGCGCTGGAAGATACCCAGCATGACAGCCTGATTCAGACCGTGCGCGGCACCGGCTATCGCTTCTCGGTACAGTAA
- the ptsP gene encoding phosphoenolpyruvate--protein phosphotransferase, whose product MTATLELLAPFSGPVVPLDRVPDPVFAGLMMGDGLAIEPLSPTLLAPCAGTVSQVARTGHALTITAANGAEVLIHIGIDTVKLDGQGFKPMVKAGDAVSQGQALIEVDLDGVARRAPSLITMVVIANSEQFSFPRRAEGLSQAGRSHFLTLAAREAVSPRELAGGPESRAEAVVNHEGGLHARPSALVQLAAKAYGASIEIHFGGKQANARSVVALMGLGVGEGDRVEVVARGGDGLVALEAVVAALQAHSQAGHAPAAQTAAVAQVEGRIAGVAAAPGLAIGQAVRLDAYEMDVPQQAASAAAERAALSEALLQVRSHIQQGIDDALRRGATAESDIFAAHLALLDDPELQAAAERDIAAGASAGYAFRRAVRAQCAILAGLGNQLLAERVADLKDIERQVLVALYGEPEQGPELFDASILVAEDLAPSDLTRLPRAKIAGIVTAAGGASGHVAILARAMGIPALVACGASALQLEHGQTLILDTQLGLAHPQPDAAELAAAQAEIDRRAARLRAMQASANAPAITADGAVIEVAVNIANADDAREGVANGADAVGLLRTEFLFIDRRDAPNQAEQTEAYQAVLDALEGRNAIIRTLDVGGDKDVPYLQLPPEPNPALGLRGIRTGFAYPEMLDTQLRALLAVKPLSRLRILVPMIADAGELIRLRARIDELAAEMGLSERPQLGVMIEVPSAALLADQLAKHADFLSVGSNDLTQYTLAMDRCNATLAARIDSLHPGLLRLIAIAVEGAKKHGKWVGVCGAMASDPQAVPVLLGLGVTELSVSPRLVPEVKSQVRGLSLEECGREAQRLLTLGSAEAVRGRVAELWPKA is encoded by the coding sequence AAGCTGGATGGCCAGGGCTTCAAGCCGATGGTCAAGGCCGGCGACGCAGTCAGCCAGGGACAAGCATTGATCGAGGTGGATCTGGACGGCGTGGCGCGCCGCGCGCCCTCGCTGATCACCATGGTGGTCATCGCCAATAGCGAACAATTCAGTTTCCCCCGCCGTGCCGAGGGCCTGTCGCAAGCGGGCCGCTCGCACTTCCTGACCCTGGCGGCTCGCGAGGCTGTCTCCCCTCGCGAGCTTGCCGGCGGCCCGGAATCCCGCGCCGAGGCGGTGGTGAACCATGAGGGCGGACTGCATGCGCGTCCGTCCGCGCTGGTGCAGCTGGCTGCCAAAGCCTACGGCGCCAGCATTGAAATCCATTTCGGCGGCAAGCAAGCCAACGCCCGCAGCGTGGTGGCCCTGATGGGGCTGGGCGTGGGCGAGGGCGACCGCGTGGAGGTGGTTGCTCGCGGCGGCGATGGCTTAGTCGCGCTTGAAGCCGTAGTGGCGGCGCTACAAGCGCATAGCCAGGCCGGGCATGCGCCGGCCGCGCAAACGGCTGCCGTGGCCCAGGTGGAAGGCCGCATCGCCGGCGTCGCCGCCGCGCCGGGTTTGGCCATCGGCCAGGCAGTGCGCCTGGACGCGTATGAAATGGATGTGCCGCAGCAAGCGGCCAGCGCCGCCGCCGAACGCGCGGCGCTGAGCGAGGCGCTGCTCCAAGTCCGCTCGCACATCCAGCAAGGCATAGACGATGCCCTGCGCCGCGGCGCGACCGCTGAAAGCGATATCTTCGCCGCGCATCTGGCGCTGCTGGATGATCCGGAGTTGCAAGCCGCCGCCGAGCGCGACATCGCGGCCGGCGCGAGCGCGGGCTACGCCTTTCGCCGGGCGGTGCGCGCCCAATGCGCCATCCTGGCCGGCCTCGGCAATCAATTGCTGGCCGAACGCGTGGCCGATCTGAAAGACATCGAGCGCCAAGTGCTGGTGGCCCTGTACGGCGAGCCGGAGCAAGGCCCGGAGCTATTCGACGCCTCCATCCTGGTGGCCGAAGACCTGGCGCCGTCTGATTTGACCCGTCTGCCGCGCGCCAAGATCGCCGGCATCGTCACCGCCGCCGGCGGCGCCAGCGGCCACGTCGCCATTTTGGCGCGCGCCATGGGCATTCCGGCGCTGGTGGCTTGCGGCGCGTCCGCCCTGCAGCTGGAACATGGCCAGACCTTGATTCTGGATACCCAACTCGGCTTGGCCCATCCGCAACCGGACGCCGCCGAATTGGCGGCCGCCCAGGCTGAGATCGACCGCCGCGCCGCGCGCTTGCGCGCGATGCAGGCTTCGGCCAATGCGCCGGCCATCACTGCTGACGGCGCGGTGATCGAAGTGGCGGTCAATATCGCCAATGCCGACGACGCCCGCGAAGGCGTGGCCAACGGCGCCGATGCCGTGGGCTTGCTGCGCACCGAATTCCTGTTCATAGACCGGCGAGACGCGCCGAATCAGGCCGAACAGACCGAAGCCTATCAAGCGGTGCTGGACGCGCTGGAAGGCCGCAACGCCATCATCCGCACTCTGGATGTGGGCGGCGACAAGGATGTGCCTTATCTGCAGCTGCCGCCGGAGCCGAATCCGGCGCTGGGCCTGCGCGGCATCCGCACCGGCTTCGCCTATCCGGAGATGCTGGATACCCAATTGCGCGCCTTGCTGGCGGTGAAGCCGCTGTCGCGCTTGCGCATCCTGGTGCCGATGATCGCCGATGCCGGAGAGCTGATCCGCCTGCGCGCCCGCATCGACGAGCTGGCCGCGGAAATGGGCCTGAGCGAGCGGCCGCAGCTGGGCGTGATGATAGAAGTGCCGTCCGCTGCGCTGCTGGCCGACCAATTGGCCAAGCACGCCGACTTTTTGTCGGTGGGCAGCAACGACTTGACCCAATACACGCTGGCGATGGACCGCTGCAATGCCACCTTGGCGGCGCGGATCGATTCGCTGCATCCGGGTCTGCTGCGCTTGATCGCCATCGCGGTGGAAGGCGCGAAGAAACATGGCAAGTGGGTGGGCGTGTGCGGCGCGATGGCGTCGGATCCGCAGGCCGTGCCGGTGCTGCTGGGCCTGGGCGTGACCGAGCTGTCGGTCAGCCCGCGGCTGGTGCCGGAGGTGAAGAGCCAGGTCCGGGGCCTGTCTCTGGAAGAGTGCGGCCGAGAGGCGCAGCGTCTGTTGACGCTGGGTTCGGCCGAGGCAGTGCGCGGACGCGTGGCCGAATTGTGGCCGAAGGCGTGA
- the gap gene encoding type I glyceraldehyde-3-phosphate dehydrogenase, with product MTIKVGINGFGRIGRMAFRAIAKDFPELEVVGINDLLDPEYLAYMLKYDSVHGRFQGDVKVEGGSLVVNGKSIRLTAEKDPANLKWNEIGAEIVIDCTGFFLTKEGCQKHIEAGAKKVVQSAPSKDDTPMFVFGVNHDKYAGETIVSAASCTTNCLAPVAKVLHDNWGIKRGLMSTVHAATATQKTVDGPSSKDWRGGRGILENIIPSSTGAAKAVGKVIPELNKKLTGMAFRVPTSDVSVVDLTVELEKEADYADICKAMKAASEGALKGVLGYTDEKVVSTDFVGNTAPSTFDADAGIALDKTFIKVVAWYDNEYGYTCNMLRFVKHIAG from the coding sequence ATGACTATCAAAGTCGGTATCAACGGTTTCGGCCGCATCGGCCGCATGGCTTTCCGCGCGATCGCAAAGGATTTTCCGGAACTGGAAGTAGTGGGCATCAATGACCTGCTGGATCCGGAATACCTGGCGTATATGTTGAAGTACGACTCGGTGCATGGCCGCTTCCAGGGCGATGTCAAAGTGGAAGGCGGCAGCCTGGTGGTCAACGGCAAGAGCATCCGCCTGACCGCCGAAAAAGATCCGGCCAATCTGAAATGGAACGAGATCGGCGCGGAAATCGTCATCGACTGCACCGGCTTCTTCCTGACCAAGGAAGGCTGCCAGAAGCATATCGAAGCCGGCGCCAAGAAAGTGGTGCAGTCCGCTCCGTCCAAGGATGACACCCCGATGTTCGTGTTCGGCGTCAATCACGACAAGTACGCCGGCGAAACCATCGTCTCCGCCGCTTCCTGCACCACCAACTGTCTGGCCCCGGTGGCCAAGGTGCTGCATGACAACTGGGGCATCAAGCGCGGCCTGATGAGCACCGTGCACGCCGCCACCGCCACCCAGAAAACCGTTGACGGCCCGTCGTCCAAAGACTGGCGCGGCGGCCGCGGCATCCTGGAAAACATCATTCCGTCGTCCACCGGCGCCGCCAAGGCTGTGGGCAAGGTGATTCCGGAACTGAACAAGAAGCTGACCGGCATGGCCTTCCGCGTGCCGACTTCCGACGTGTCCGTGGTCGACCTGACTGTGGAGCTGGAGAAGGAAGCCGACTACGCCGACATCTGCAAGGCGATGAAGGCCGCTTCCGAAGGCGCGCTCAAGGGCGTGCTGGGCTACACCGATGAAAAAGTGGTGTCCACCGACTTCGTCGGCAACACCGCGCCGTCCACCTTCGACGCCGACGCCGGCATCGCGCTGGACAAGACCTTCATCAAGGTGGTGGCCTGGTACGACAACGAATACGGCTACACCTGCAATATGCTGCGCTTCGTCAAGCACATCGCAGGCTGA
- the tal gene encoding transaldolase, translating to MNRLQAIRPFGQRIWLDNLSRELIASGELARLLADDGIAGVTSNPAIFYKAISSDASYQGELAVLKQDAALSAEARYEKLVVADIQAACDLLLPQYEASQGNDGYVSLEVSPELSRDEAGTLAAARRLWAEIGRANAMIKIPATAEGIRAFQTLTREGVNVNITLLFSLPQVEAVWDAYIAGLNARLADGKPVSGIKAVASFFLSRVDSLLDAQVAEQHKGKVAIALSKAAYIRYQARFHGEEFAKLRAAGAMPQFLLWASTGTKNAAYSDVLYVETLIGDETVNTVPDATMAAFRDHGNAALTLPQALEQAQALLAEVEAAGIDLAAVGEKLQQDGLKLFEDAFAQLLKLTA from the coding sequence ATGAATCGTTTGCAAGCCATCCGTCCCTTCGGCCAGCGCATCTGGCTGGACAATCTGTCCCGTGAACTGATCGCCTCCGGCGAACTGGCCCGCCTGCTGGCCGACGACGGCATCGCCGGCGTGACCTCCAATCCGGCCATTTTTTACAAGGCGATCAGCAGCGACGCCAGCTACCAGGGCGAACTGGCTGTGCTGAAGCAAGACGCGGCGCTGTCCGCCGAAGCGCGCTACGAAAAACTGGTGGTGGCCGACATCCAGGCCGCCTGCGACCTGTTGCTGCCGCAATACGAAGCCAGCCAGGGCAACGACGGCTACGTCAGCCTGGAGGTGTCCCCGGAACTGTCGCGCGACGAAGCCGGCACCCTGGCCGCCGCCCGCCGTCTGTGGGCCGAGATCGGCCGCGCCAACGCGATGATCAAGATCCCGGCCACCGCTGAAGGCATCCGCGCCTTCCAGACGCTGACCCGCGAAGGCGTCAACGTCAACATCACCCTGCTGTTCTCGCTGCCGCAGGTGGAAGCGGTGTGGGACGCCTACATCGCCGGTCTGAACGCCCGTCTGGCAGATGGCAAGCCGGTGTCCGGCATCAAGGCCGTGGCCAGCTTCTTCCTATCGCGCGTCGACAGCCTGCTGGACGCGCAAGTGGCGGAGCAGCACAAGGGCAAGGTGGCGATCGCGCTGTCCAAGGCCGCTTACATCCGTTATCAGGCGCGTTTCCATGGCGAAGAGTTCGCCAAGCTGCGCGCCGCCGGCGCCATGCCGCAATTCCTGTTGTGGGCCTCCACCGGCACCAAGAATGCCGCCTACAGCGACGTGCTGTACGTGGAAACCCTGATCGGCGATGAAACCGTCAATACCGTGCCGGACGCCACCATGGCCGCCTTCCGCGATCACGGCAACGCCGCGCTGACGTTGCCGCAAGCGCTGGAGCAAGCTCAGGCCTTGCTGGCTGAAGTGGAAGCCGCGGGCATCGATCTGGCCGCTGTGGGCGAGAAGTTGCAGCAAGACGGCCTGAAACTGTTCGAGGACGCTTTCGCCCAGCTGCTCAAACTGACGGCTTAA